TGTGATATCCATCAGCACAGAACTGTCTGCTGACAAGATTGATTTGGTGTGTGACTGGAGGTAAACAAAACGAAATTATGCTAGCCGggtagctaatgttagctagctggtAAATGTCATTAGGTAGGTCAGAGTAAATTACTCCTCGCAACACAATGGTTTACGTTAGCTGCCAGCTAACCTGCGAGCCAACATTAGCCAACAACGTTGGCTTTGGGCTTACAAAAATCATTCATCATTTCCATGAAACGTCGATAAATCAATACTCAGGCAGGCAACTCTATCTGTTGCCTCTTTAACGTGGGACAAATGCCCCTGGACCAATGGATGTAGTATAACGTTAACATTGTTCACAACATAGACTGTGTTGTGAACCGAGATTGGTTTTGCTAGCGGACCGGTTGATGTTTCAGAAGATATGCCTTTAAATGGTCTTCACATGCAAGCTAGGTTGTTAGCTAGCCAACAACAGCGGCTACTCTTTTAATGACGGAACCACATGATTCCTGTGTAGATTGCTGTAGTTGAAGTGTCCTGGTTCACAAGGtaaccaaaacaaacaccacAGGTAGGTAACGtaacatggtaacgttagctggctaggTTGAGTTAGCCAGGTAAATCAGGCCTTTTCGGAGTCAAGAGGATTTTCCGAGGTTCACTGATCTTGCTGTTGTGGGAAAATATTGGATGTATGACGTCTGGCTAAATTGTGAGCAGGAGCGGTTACTTACTCGTTACTTATTCATTCTGTCGTTTACCTTACCATACCCCGCAAATGTACAATTCAATCATGTAACGTttgtgctgttgttttgttCATACGTCACATTTGGATGTGCTGAAAAAGGttgcctctcttttttccagATGCCAAGTGGAGACAGAATCTAATGGTGTGGATAGAATGCGGAATTCTTACAGAGTTTTCTTTACACCTGATGAAAGTAAGTATGTTTTAGCTAATGCACGCGCCATACCATCTTGTGGCGTACAACATTCAGACAACAGACGAGAGACAGAAACCATGGCAACGTTCTGTTTTCACACGTAGTCTTTGGCAGTTTTATCGAAGTGTGTAGATCCAGTAGCGAGAACGTGTTTGTCATACAATGTGTTTAGTAGTTTGGCTCGAGCCTTTGGTGTAAAGTATTATCCTTAAAAAGTATGAAAGAGTAATAATATGCTGAACATTACTCATACACTCACGTAATGctcttttctgtgtttgtgttgccatGGTTACAGGCTGTACATTTATGGCGTTTGTGAGTGTTAGTGGAGACTTCTGCCAGGCCCAGCACCTGGTCATTGTGGACAAGTGAAGAGAGTGGCCTGCCCTATGAGGACAACACTGCCGCGTCGCCCCGCTAGTACACAGCACTCCAGCGGAGAGGCTGCTTTACCCACAGTCCCAAGTGTATGCCGTGGCTTGAGCCAATCCAGCCATTAGAAAGCCatcactttgtttttgtttttgttttttactctCTCAAAACGCCAACAACTCACCACACCCTTCTGAATGGGGTAATTTGAAATCGGAAGTCAGAAGGAGAGCCCGCCTtcttctaatttttttttttttttgcatttccttttttttttctaaataagaGAATTGGTTTATTGtaatttttgtcatttttatacTGCCTTTTTCAAATATCCCTTAGGCTGActtgatctctctccctcccgttaCCGCAATCAAGTTCTTCGATCCGGTTTTTGAAAGGTAGTCTCCTCAGAATCGTTTTCTCCCCTCCAGTCTGTCAACATGAACCGTCCGGCCCCTGTCGAGATCTCCTACGAGTGCATGAGGTTCCTCATCACGCACAATCCTACCAACTCCCAGCTCACCAAGTTCACTGAGGTAAAAACAACTGAGTTGCTACTTGTGTGGTTGCTGAGTGTATGGGTATAATGACATATCAAGTATCAAGTCAAGCTGTAAAAGTCAAGAGAATTTTCCTACATTGTGAACATCCAATATTGTGCCACATGGTACTCTGTGTATTCTTGAATGATGAAGAATGTACAGTAATATTCTAAAGGCTTATGCTACTCCCTCCCTAGGAACTGAAGGCATTCGGGGTGCAAACccttgtccgtgtgtgtgaggccacctATGATAAGGCACCAGTGGAGAAGGAGGGTATTGAAGTTCTGGTAAGCTAATTAACTTTTTTCAGTCTCACAAAACGCTCTCGGGTGTGAAAAACATCTCTCATCCTCTTATTGCAACTGACTGTTTTCCTGAGCAAACAGTGTACAGATTACCCTATTCTTTCATGTCTGTTGGCAGTTTGGTATGTTTGAAAATGTAGtcaaacttaattttgccaacAGAATATAATCTATTAAAAACTGTCTGTTTTTACCTTGTGCTATATTGGCATTATGGGTCATTCAGTAACTACTACAAAGGTCATTTGATCATTCAATGTATTTGAATAGTGCATACTGGTAGatgatacagtacatctacATAAATTTAATAGTTACTGTTCCTTTGAAGGATAGAAGCAACAGCCTGACATTGCTCTTGAAGTAATGTGAGCTATGATTCGTACCAGGGAAAATATCCATTCTGTTTTACATGGTCTGTGTGGAGATATGTGGAATTTTAAGGCTTTTGGTATTGTGGTCTCAATGCTTTTGtattgtgttttttccccctgttttAGCACTGGCCTTTTGATGATGGTTCATCTCCCCCTGACCAGATTGTTGATGACTGGCTCAACCTCCTGAAATGCAAATTCAAAGAGGAACCAGGCAGCTGCATTGCAGTGCACTGTGTTGCAGGATTAGGGAGGTAAGCTTTCTTGTGGTGGCAAAACCTTGGCATTTTAAACTTAAATCTGTCATAATTAGTTACCATTGTAGCTTACCAAGCTCCCAAAGAGCACACATATATTTGAGGGTGTGAAGAGTATTTTAATATAACTCAAAAGTGCATAATTGCTGGTGATATCATATTGATTGTTTGAGATGTTAAAAACAATATTGATTGTTGTTTTTAGTAGCTTGGGTTATTTATTTAAGAGCTTGCTGTCCTCCATGGACTAACTGTTGTGCGATTGATTTGTAAGCACTTGTTTCTCCCTCCAGAGCTCCTGTTTTAGTGGCCATAGCCCTGATTGAGTGTGGAATGATGTACGAGGATGCAGTCCAGTTTATACGAGAGTAAGTCCACTCTGCTGCCATCATTTTATGTGGGTTGTGTTGTGAATGGTCTAGTGCATCCATAAAGCTTCAGTCATGTTTGAGGAAGTACTTTTTAAAGATGTGACAACAAGCCTTTGCATTGGAACAGATCGGGTAAATCTGTCCTCCTCAGAGGGTGCTTTAAGTAGTTCTGATGTGAGCATTCTTATGTAAAATGGTAGGGTCAGTCCCTTCTAGATGCAGCGCAACTTCTTGAACTCGTCTTGTCATTCTTTTTCAGGAAGAGGCGAGGGGCTTTCAACTCAAAGCAACTACTCTACCTTGAAAAGTACAAACCCAAGATGCGTCTCCGCTTCAAAGATGCCAACGGTCAAAATTGTTGCATTCAGTAGGAGACTCGTCTGTGAATaagagcaacaaaaacaaacaaacaaacaaaaagctaCAAAAAGCCTACAAAACGAGTGTTAGCGTAAAAAGTGTAGACTGTAAGACAGTTTGAAATTGATCACAGAAATGAGCAACGCATTAACTGATTGATAAAATCCATGCACAAAAGGAAGGTGAAGATCCATTTTTTAACCAGCATACAGAATGACCATGTATGAGGTCTGCAAAGGACACAAATGTCAAATTTGGGAAGAGGGCCACCTTTGCAGATCAATAAGGGGGGGGGCAGTAACACAccaatgtgcacgtgtgtgtttttattttaaatgacaCAGCCTTCAATAAGAAGTTAATTGTCAGTACAAGGGTTTTCCCAGAAGGTTGTGAATTTTGGTGTGTAGTATGTAAACCTGTACCCATGCTATAAATGACGCAAACAAGTGATTGTGACGGTTGTGATCACATGTCCTTATTTGACACAAGATTCACATGTGGTTTACATTTAGGTGCTTCTCTGCAGATGTAAACAGGTACCATACACTAAGCTTAGgtgtgcacagacacaaatCACCACACGGGTCACCACTTCACGTGTAGGACTCCTACCTGCAGCTGTCTGTTTAAACCTGCGAGTGTTTTTAATCCTTCCTGTTAGTGAAAGTGTGCATACAAACATTCCAGATATCTATTGAGAAACCAGCTTGAAAAGATGGCtgaaaaataaacaagcaaGAAAGACATTGTTGATGATCGATCCAATAGTAAAGGCTCCCACATTTGATTTTTAAATGTTGAAATAAACTTCCTATGATTGCATATTATGTGGTTGtgtaattattttttaatgggtatcaaaaaaatacacacacacacacacacatacatacacacacacatatatttataaataggAGTTTGAAGAGTATACACACGTGTGTATAAAAACGTTAAGTGTTTATAATTAAACCTAAATTTAGTTGTTGTAGGCTAACAACTGACCAGAATAGAATGCTACCATCGTATTGAAAGAATGGAGGgaagtcatttttatttatttatttactaatcTCAGCGGTCAGATTGTGATTTTGGGACATTTGGTGCCGAGTTTAGATTTAAGTTGCTTGGCCTATCTGTAATTGACTTTTCCCAGTGGGGTGTCTAGTTCCATCCCACAACCGGATTGAATGACGAAAAGAGAGAGTCTGACAAGCGTGTTTGCGGCTCCTACTGGTGCTGGCGGAAAGCTTAACCTCCAAGCAAGAAAGCGGTAACTTCTTGGAAAAACTTAATTAAAAGGGTCCTGTATTTCGTTGGTTATTTCACGGTGAGAAACTGatcagagattttttttttaaatcattggtggtgttttttttttcaacttgcTGTCGACTATCGGAGGAGCCTTGCGCAAATGCCttctgtaggctactgatgtTCTGACGTGCGCGGGACTGACCCACTTCGTCCCTGGCTTGTTCACGGGACGGGACCGAGCGGTATATGGTGAATCCAGAGACCGCAGGACTCACTAGAGGCTAACTTTGATCAACAACAGCGTCTGATCCTAGAAGAAACCCACGTCCGGTTTGAACTGGGCAACATTAGCCTGCAGTCATGATGCCGGTAAGTTTTTCTCTAGCGTGTCAGACAGTGATTGCAGCAGCATCGGGCTGTCAGATTCGGTGATTTGGTAGTTAGCCAGCTAATGTAATGTTCGCTAGCTTGAAGGCTAGCCACATTCAACAATTCATCCTGGCTAGCATTGTTTTTACCTCTGAAAAATACTTTCAGCTCATTATTTCGTCAGATGCCTGTAGTCGACGTCCCATTTGTGTCGTGCTCGGATGTGATTCCATCATGAGACTGTGTCAAACTGAATAGCACCAGTGCTCAATGTCGTCTTGAGCCAGTTGTGATAGTTACAGAAGAGTGAAAGAATGCAGCTTCTGAgtactgtgctgtgcatgtTATCACTCAGTGCATTGTCCTTCATGCCGTCAGCTGTAAAGCATATCAACAGCACTATACGTCTGActactctgtctgtgtttatactGTCACCATTCTGTCTCAAATAAACCAAATGTTTTGACATTGTAATACAGCCTGACGAGATCAATAACAATTCGTCAACCTCTTTCCCCTAGACTAACCTTACTGGTAACCACTAACTTATAATATttttggggtgggtgggtgaagtGTATCATTCCTCTGGACTCTGGAGTGCTGAACGTAGGCACACTTTTTGGTAagagctttctctctcccatgcaTCTTGATAAGTGATTGTCGAACATGCAATAGTGACCTGTTGGTTAGTCAGATCCTGGACTCCTCACCCTGCCTGCCTCAGACACGGATGTCC
The genomic region above belongs to Sardina pilchardus chromosome 20, fSarPil1.1, whole genome shotgun sequence and contains:
- the ptp4a2a gene encoding protein tyrosine phosphatase type IVA 2a; protein product: MNRPAPVEISYECMRFLITHNPTNSQLTKFTEELKAFGVQTLVRVCEATYDKAPVEKEGIEVLHWPFDDGSSPPDQIVDDWLNLLKCKFKEEPGSCIAVHCVAGLGRAPVLVAIALIECGMMYEDAVQFIREKRRGAFNSKQLLYLEKYKPKMRLRFKDANGQNCCIQ